In one window of Clavelina lepadiformis chromosome 4, kaClaLepa1.1, whole genome shotgun sequence DNA:
- the LOC143451325 gene encoding uncharacterized protein LOC143451325 isoform X1, which translates to MTKTMQNKIEPSRSLLNSPYFQNALKFNTIESNKLSKKRRILDKDEYLTSTKYNRDWENTQKWLKDIKKSSGNSDLEKYNAYIEPKSKLEDKDKVPSYYFMYGMRIGERPQLMKNFLGKQPRTEKKKKDIGNMKVVEREEDNNMSEASYFTASSSQLKKDLARTKNNQIMVGDKVVIQVPIGYRQSCIRKHNWYDKCTSSGMKQENARIPQYYQQKYKNVILQDDMFT; encoded by the exons atgaCTAAAACCATGCAAAACAAGATAGAACCTTCTAGATCACTCCTCAATTCTCCGTATTTCCAAAACGCACTAAAATTCAACACTATTGAATCCAACAAGTTAAGCAAAAAGAGGCGGATACTTGACAAGGATGAATACCT GACATCCACCAAATATAATCGAGATTGGGAAAATACGCAGAAATGGCTAAAAGATATAAAGAAATCATCAGGAAACTCTGATTTGGAAAAATATAATGCATATATTGAACCAAAGAGCAAGTTGGAg GATAAAGACAAGGTACCATCATATTACTTCATGTATGGAATGCGAATTGGAGAAAGACCACAGCttatgaaaaactttttaggCAAACAACCAAgaactgaaaagaaaaaaaagg ACATTGGTAACATGAAAGTTGTGGAGCGTGAAGAAGATAACAATATGTCGGAAGCATCTTATTTCACAGCAAGTAGTAGTCAGCTAAAAAAAG ATTTGGCAAGAACGAAGAACAATCAAATCATGGTCGGAGATAAGGTTGTCATTCAAGTTCCAATTGGCTACAGACAATCATGCATCCGAAAACATAACTGGTATGACAAATGCACAAGCTCCGGAATGAAGCAAGAAAACGCAAGAATACCACAATATTATCaacagaaatataaaaatgttattctACAAGACGATATGTTCACATGA
- the LOC143451325 gene encoding uncharacterized protein LOC143451325 isoform X3, which produces MGTLRTSTKYNRDWENTQKWLKDIKKSSGNSDLEKYNAYIEPKSKLEDKDKVPSYYFMYGMRIGERPQLMKNFLGKQPRTEKKKKDIGNMKVVEREEDNNMSEASYFTASSSQLKKDLARTKNNQIMVGDKVVIQVPIGYRQSCIRKHNWYDKCTSSGMKQENARIPQYYQQKYKNVILQDDMFT; this is translated from the exons atgggaactttgAG GACATCCACCAAATATAATCGAGATTGGGAAAATACGCAGAAATGGCTAAAAGATATAAAGAAATCATCAGGAAACTCTGATTTGGAAAAATATAATGCATATATTGAACCAAAGAGCAAGTTGGAg GATAAAGACAAGGTACCATCATATTACTTCATGTATGGAATGCGAATTGGAGAAAGACCACAGCttatgaaaaactttttaggCAAACAACCAAgaactgaaaagaaaaaaaagg ACATTGGTAACATGAAAGTTGTGGAGCGTGAAGAAGATAACAATATGTCGGAAGCATCTTATTTCACAGCAAGTAGTAGTCAGCTAAAAAAAG ATTTGGCAAGAACGAAGAACAATCAAATCATGGTCGGAGATAAGGTTGTCATTCAAGTTCCAATTGGCTACAGACAATCATGCATCCGAAAACATAACTGGTATGACAAATGCACAAGCTCCGGAATGAAGCAAGAAAACGCAAGAATACCACAATATTATCaacagaaatataaaaatgttattctACAAGACGATATGTTCACATGA
- the LOC143451325 gene encoding uncharacterized protein LOC143451325 isoform X2: MNTCTTFILRNIHEIIMVFSVLMMTSTKYNRDWENTQKWLKDIKKSSGNSDLEKYNAYIEPKSKLEDKDKVPSYYFMYGMRIGERPQLMKNFLGKQPRTEKKKKDIGNMKVVEREEDNNMSEASYFTASSSQLKKDLARTKNNQIMVGDKVVIQVPIGYRQSCIRKHNWYDKCTSSGMKQENARIPQYYQQKYKNVILQDDMFT; encoded by the exons ATGAATACCTGTACGACATTTATTCTGCGAAATATCCATGAAATAATTATGGTCTTCAGTGTGCTCATGAT GACATCCACCAAATATAATCGAGATTGGGAAAATACGCAGAAATGGCTAAAAGATATAAAGAAATCATCAGGAAACTCTGATTTGGAAAAATATAATGCATATATTGAACCAAAGAGCAAGTTGGAg GATAAAGACAAGGTACCATCATATTACTTCATGTATGGAATGCGAATTGGAGAAAGACCACAGCttatgaaaaactttttaggCAAACAACCAAgaactgaaaagaaaaaaaagg ACATTGGTAACATGAAAGTTGTGGAGCGTGAAGAAGATAACAATATGTCGGAAGCATCTTATTTCACAGCAAGTAGTAGTCAGCTAAAAAAAG ATTTGGCAAGAACGAAGAACAATCAAATCATGGTCGGAGATAAGGTTGTCATTCAAGTTCCAATTGGCTACAGACAATCATGCATCCGAAAACATAACTGGTATGACAAATGCACAAGCTCCGGAATGAAGCAAGAAAACGCAAGAATACCACAATATTATCaacagaaatataaaaatgttattctACAAGACGATATGTTCACATGA